CGAGCAGCCGCCCAGCACCTTGCCCCGAGGGTAACTCAACGCACGGCCTTGCAGGCCTTCCTGGGCTTCGGTCTTGAAACACCAGTCGGTGCGTGGGTTGCCGATGCAGAACAGGTAGCCGACGGGAATGTGGATCCAGGGGTAGTTGTCGCGGCCGCCGGCTTCAAGCAGCAGCACGCGGTGAGCGGGGTTGGCGGACAGTCGATTGGCCAGCAGGCAGCCCGCGGGGCCGGCGCCTACGACGATGTAATCGTATTCAGCAGTTGCAATGGGCATCTGAGGCCTCGCTTGTTTTTCTTATTGGCTCCATCCTAGTTGTTAGTTTTCGTCTTAAAAATGTTAGTTTTTACCCAGCTGCTGTGCGTTTTTAAACAGCGTGGTCGAGTTTCATGCAATGGAGGCGTCATGTTCGACTGGAATGACCTGCGGTACTTTCTGGAGCTGCAGCGCAGCGGCCGCCTGCTCACCGCCGCGCAACGCCTGAAAACCACCCACGCCACCGTCGCGCGGCACATCGAGGCGATCGAGAAAAGCCTCGGCACTGCTCTGTTCGTGCAGCACGCGCAGGGCTACGAGTTGACGCCCGCCGGCGAGGCCTTGCTCAAGCACGCCGAAGCCATGGAAAACGTCGCGCTGCTGGCTGAAGACGAACTGACCCACTCCGCCGCGCCCCTGGGCAAGATCCGCCTCGGCGTGGCCGAGGGATTGGGCGTGATGTTCCTGGCCAGTCGCATGGGCGGGCTATTTGATCGCTACCCCGGACTGGAAGTGGAACTGGTGGCGGTGCCGCGCTTTGTCAGCATCCTCAACCGCGAAGCGGAGATCAGCATCCACCTCGAACGCCCCAGCGTCGATCAACTGGTCACGCGCAAACTCACCGACTACCGCCTGGCCCTCTACGCCAGCCGTGCCTACCTGGAGCGCAACCCGCCGATTGAAAAACGCGAAGACCTCGCCACGCATGCATGGATCGATTACGTGGACGACTTGCTGTTCAGCCAGGAACTCAAATTCCTCAGCAGCTTCTGCCGCAACCCCAAGGTGGTGTTCCACAGCACCAGCGTGATCGCCCAGCACCAGGCGGCGCGCTCCGGGTTGGGGATTGCGGTGTTGCCGTGCTTTATGGCGTCGGGCGATCCGGACTTGGTGCCGTTGCTGCCAGGTGAGGGGATCCAG
The genomic region above belongs to Pseudomonas azotoformans and contains:
- a CDS encoding LysR family transcriptional regulator, whose translation is MFDWNDLRYFLELQRSGRLLTAAQRLKTTHATVARHIEAIEKSLGTALFVQHAQGYELTPAGEALLKHAEAMENVALLAEDELTHSAAPLGKIRLGVAEGLGVMFLASRMGGLFDRYPGLEVELVAVPRFVSILNREAEISIHLERPSVDQLVTRKLTDYRLALYASRAYLERNPPIEKREDLATHAWIDYVDDLLFSQELKFLSSFCRNPKVVFHSTSVIAQHQAARSGLGIAVLPCFMASGDPDLVPLLPGEGIQRSYWISSRRELHKSVRLRVLWDYVVELCAREQGLLLGEA